The Solibacillus daqui genome has a segment encoding these proteins:
- the rpsB gene encoding 30S ribosomal protein S2, producing the protein MSVISMKQLLEAGVHFGHQTRRWNPKMKKYIFVERNGIYIIDLQKTVKKLEEAYDFMRQVGQDGGKVLFVGTKKQAQEAIKEEAERSGNYYINQRWLGGTLTNFGTIQKRVQRMKDIEKMEEDGTFAVLPKKEVIQLKKEHERLVKFLGGIRDMKAIPDVMFVVDPRKERIAVAEAIKLNIPLVGIVDTNCDPDEIDYVIPANDDAIRAVKLLTAKMADALLEAKQGEEEAPVAEEAAAE; encoded by the coding sequence ATGTCAGTAATTTCTATGAAACAATTACTTGAAGCTGGTGTACATTTCGGTCACCAAACTCGCCGTTGGAACCCAAAAATGAAGAAATATATCTTCGTTGAACGTAACGGTATCTACATTATCGATTTACAAAAAACGGTTAAAAAATTAGAAGAAGCTTACGATTTCATGCGTCAAGTTGGTCAAGACGGTGGTAAAGTTTTATTCGTTGGTACGAAAAAACAAGCACAAGAAGCGATCAAAGAAGAAGCAGAACGTTCTGGTAACTACTACATTAACCAACGTTGGTTAGGTGGTACTTTAACTAACTTCGGTACTATTCAAAAACGTGTTCAACGTATGAAAGATATCGAAAAAATGGAAGAAGATGGCACTTTCGCTGTACTTCCTAAAAAAGAAGTTATCCAACTTAAAAAAGAACACGAGCGCTTAGTTAAATTCTTAGGCGGTATCCGTGATATGAAAGCTATTCCGGACGTAATGTTCGTTGTAGACCCTCGTAAAGAGCGTATCGCAGTTGCAGAAGCAATCAAATTAAACATCCCTCTAGTTGGTATCGTAGACACTAACTGTGATCCAGATGAAATCGATTACGTAATCCCTGCAAACGACGATGCTATCCGCGCTGTTAAATTATTAACTGCAAAAATGGCTGACGCTTTATTAGAAGCTAAACAAGGTGAAGAAGAAGCTCCAGTAGCTGAAGAAGCTGCAGCTGAGTAA
- the tsf gene encoding translation elongation factor Ts produces the protein MANITAQMVKELREKTGAGMMDCKKALVQTDGDFEAAVDFLREKGLAAAGKKADRIAAEGTTYILEQGNEAILVEINAETDFVSKNDKFIALVEELSAHLLATKPANVEAALETEINGAKVSDYISSAIATIGEKISLRRFEVKTKTDADAFGAYLHMGGRIGVLVVLEGSTDAAAAKDIAMHIAAINPTYVSRDEVSAEEVERERKVLTEQALNEGKPENIVAKMVEGRLGKYFEDVCLLDQTFVKNSDQKVRTFVESTGGTVTGFTRYAVGEGIEKKEDNFAEEVMSQVKGNN, from the coding sequence ATGGCAAACATTACTGCACAAATGGTAAAAGAATTACGTGAAAAAACAGGCGCAGGTATGATGGACTGTAAAAAAGCTTTAGTACAAACTGACGGCGACTTCGAAGCTGCAGTTGACTTCTTACGTGAAAAAGGTTTAGCTGCTGCAGGCAAAAAAGCTGACCGTATCGCTGCTGAAGGTACAACTTACATTTTAGAACAAGGTAACGAAGCAATCTTAGTTGAAATCAACGCCGAAACAGACTTCGTATCTAAAAACGACAAATTCATCGCTTTAGTAGAAGAATTATCTGCACACCTTTTAGCTACTAAACCAGCTAACGTAGAAGCTGCTTTAGAAACTGAAATTAACGGTGCTAAAGTTTCTGATTACATCTCATCTGCTATCGCAACAATCGGAGAAAAAATCTCTTTACGTCGTTTCGAAGTAAAAACAAAAACAGATGCAGACGCATTCGGTGCATACTTACACATGGGCGGCCGTATTGGTGTATTAGTAGTTCTTGAAGGTTCTACTGACGCTGCAGCTGCAAAAGATATTGCTATGCACATCGCTGCAATCAACCCAACTTACGTTTCTCGTGACGAAGTTTCTGCTGAAGAAGTAGAACGTGAGCGCAAAGTATTAACTGAGCAAGCGTTAAACGAAGGTAAACCAGAAAACATCGTAGCGAAAATGGTTGAAGGTCGTCTTGGTAAATACTTCGAAGACGTTTGTTTATTAGACCAAACTTTCGTTAAAAACTCGGACCAAAAAGTACGTACTTTCGTAGAGTCTACTGGTGGTACAGTAACTGGTTTCACTCGCTATGCTGTAGGTGAAGGTATTGAGAAAAAAGAAGATAACTTCGCTGAAGAAGTAATGAGCCAAGTTAAAGGTAACAACTAA
- the pyrH gene encoding UMP kinase — protein sequence MSVSKYNRVVIKLSGEALAGELGFGFSPEVIKSIAAEIKEVIDLGVEVALVVGGGNIWRGKIGAEMGMERANADYMGMLGTVMNALALQDSLENLGVPTRVQSSIVMTQVAEPYIRRKAVRHLEKSRVVIFAAGTGNPYFSTDTTAALRAAEINADAILMAKNNVDGVYSADPKLDPTAVKYDTLTYLDVIQQGLQVMDSTASTLCMDNDIKLVVFNLSESGNIKRAVMGEKIGTVVRRDA from the coding sequence ATGAGTGTGTCAAAATACAACCGAGTAGTAATTAAACTTAGCGGGGAAGCATTAGCTGGAGAATTAGGCTTCGGTTTCTCGCCAGAAGTGATTAAATCAATCGCAGCAGAAATTAAAGAAGTTATTGATTTAGGCGTTGAAGTAGCATTAGTTGTTGGTGGTGGAAACATTTGGCGTGGTAAAATCGGCGCTGAAATGGGTATGGAACGTGCCAATGCAGATTATATGGGAATGTTAGGAACAGTAATGAATGCATTAGCATTACAGGATTCATTAGAAAATCTTGGTGTTCCGACGCGTGTTCAATCATCAATCGTGATGACACAAGTAGCTGAGCCATATATTCGTCGTAAGGCAGTACGCCATTTAGAAAAATCACGTGTTGTTATTTTCGCAGCAGGTACTGGTAACCCATACTTCTCTACTGATACAACTGCCGCTTTACGTGCAGCAGAAATCAATGCAGATGCAATTTTAATGGCGAAAAACAATGTGGATGGTGTATATTCTGCCGACCCAAAATTAGACCCAACAGCAGTGAAGTATGACACACTTACGTATTTAGACGTTATTCAACAAGGATTACAAGTAATGGATTCAACAGCTTCAACATTATGTATGGATAATGATATTAAGCTTGTCGTTTTCAACTTATCAGAGTCAGGTAACATTAAACGTGCCGTAATGGGCGAAAAAATTGGAACAGTTGTAAGGAGAGATGCATAA
- the frr gene encoding ribosome recycling factor: protein MTKQVLDQAQEKMTKSIAAFSRELASIRAGVANASLLDRITVDYYGAPTPVNQMAGVSVPEARLLVIQPYDKSILGEIEKAIMRSDIGITPTNDGNVIRLAIPALTEERRKDLVKQVKKESEDAKVAVRNVRRDANDDLKKLEKNGEITEDELRGFGEDIQKLTDNSIVKIEELVKEKEKEILTV, encoded by the coding sequence ATGACTAAGCAAGTATTAGATCAAGCACAAGAAAAAATGACAAAATCGATTGCTGCTTTCTCACGTGAGTTAGCGTCAATTCGTGCGGGTGTAGCGAACGCTTCATTATTAGACCGCATTACTGTAGACTATTACGGTGCGCCAACACCAGTTAACCAAATGGCGGGTGTATCAGTACCAGAAGCACGTCTATTAGTAATTCAACCGTATGATAAATCAATTTTAGGTGAAATTGAAAAAGCAATCATGCGTTCTGATATTGGTATTACACCAACAAACGACGGTAACGTAATTCGTTTAGCAATCCCAGCTTTAACAGAAGAGCGTCGTAAAGATCTTGTGAAACAAGTGAAAAAAGAATCAGAAGATGCAAAAGTTGCTGTACGTAATGTACGTCGCGATGCAAACGATGACCTTAAAAAGTTAGAGAAAAACGGTGAAATTACCGAAGACGAATTACGTGGTTTCGGTGAAGATATTCAAAAATTAACAGATAACTCAATCGTAAAAATCGAAGAATTAGTGAAAGAAAAAGAAAAAGAAATTTTAACGGTTTAA
- a CDS encoding isoprenyl transferase: MFKKLFKRNSNMGQSFSHEGEDLVMGEAIPTHIAIIMDGNGRWAKKRALPRVAGHHEGMQTVRKITRCACDLGIKVLTLYAFSTENWKRPKSEVEFLMRLPEQFLNSFLPELMERNIRVEMIGVMETLPDYTQRALKNAMEVTKNNTGLVLNFAMNYGGRAEIVMTMQQLMKDVEAGTLTIDEISEQHISQYVMTAHLPEPDLLIRTSGEVRISNFMLWQLAYTEFWFTDTHWPDFDEASLKEAILVYQNRNRRYGGLKGEGTN, translated from the coding sequence ATGTTTAAAAAACTTTTCAAAAGAAATTCAAATATGGGGCAGTCATTCAGTCATGAGGGCGAGGACTTAGTAATGGGTGAAGCAATCCCTACTCATATTGCAATAATCATGGACGGAAATGGCCGCTGGGCGAAAAAACGTGCACTTCCTCGTGTTGCTGGACACCATGAAGGGATGCAGACCGTGCGAAAAATTACGCGTTGTGCTTGTGATTTAGGGATAAAGGTGTTAACGCTCTATGCATTTTCTACAGAAAATTGGAAGCGCCCTAAATCAGAAGTAGAATTTTTAATGCGCCTACCTGAACAGTTTTTAAATTCGTTTTTACCAGAGCTAATGGAGCGTAATATTCGAGTTGAGATGATTGGTGTAATGGAAACGTTACCAGATTATACACAACGTGCGTTAAAAAATGCTATGGAGGTAACGAAGAACAATACAGGGCTTGTATTGAACTTTGCCATGAACTACGGTGGACGAGCGGAAATTGTAATGACGATGCAGCAACTGATGAAAGATGTTGAAGCGGGTACACTAACAATTGACGAAATATCAGAACAACATATTTCACAATATGTGATGACTGCCCATTTACCAGAACCAGACTTATTAATTCGAACAAGTGGTGAAGTGAGAATTAGTAACTTCATGCTATGGCAGCTTGCTTATACAGAGTTTTGGTTTACAGATACACATTGGCCTGATTTTGATGAGGCAAGTTTGAAGGAAGCTATTTTAGTGTATCAAAACCGTAATCGTCGTTATGGAGGGCTGAAAGGAGAAGGAACAAATTGA
- a CDS encoding phosphatidate cytidylyltransferase, whose product MKQRIITGVVAAALFIPFVVYGGAPFAILISILAVIGFNELLKMRGISIFSVPGIIGVVALVMLVIPNDWSSEVVSFFNYESNLMIIYAISTLLLIYIVLVKNKMTFDEVGFILLGAFYVGLGFHYFIETRFVGLEFVIFILLVVWTTDSGAYFVGRKFGKNKLWPEISPKKTIEGFVGGIVIAVIFAVIMQLIYPFASSWIQLIVVTMVASIIGQMGDLVESAIKRHYGVKDSGNILPGHGGILDRFDSLLFAVPLLHFVHFF is encoded by the coding sequence TTGAAACAGCGCATCATTACAGGCGTAGTAGCAGCGGCATTATTCATTCCATTTGTCGTATATGGAGGGGCACCGTTTGCTATTTTAATTAGCATTTTAGCAGTTATTGGATTTAATGAGTTGTTAAAGATGCGAGGAATTTCAATTTTTTCTGTGCCGGGCATAATAGGAGTAGTCGCATTAGTAATGCTTGTAATTCCGAATGACTGGTCAAGTGAAGTTGTAAGTTTCTTTAACTATGAATCAAACCTGATGATTATTTATGCGATTTCGACGCTTTTATTAATTTATATTGTACTTGTAAAAAATAAAATGACTTTCGATGAAGTGGGCTTTATTTTACTAGGAGCATTTTATGTAGGTTTAGGTTTCCATTACTTTATTGAAACACGCTTTGTTGGCTTAGAATTTGTTATTTTCATTTTATTAGTTGTATGGACGACTGATTCAGGTGCTTACTTTGTAGGTCGTAAGTTTGGGAAAAATAAACTTTGGCCAGAAATCTCACCTAAGAAAACAATTGAAGGTTTTGTTGGAGGTATTGTTATTGCAGTAATTTTTGCTGTGATTATGCAGTTAATTTATCCTTTTGCCTCAAGTTGGATACAATTAATTGTAGTAACAATGGTTGCATCGATTATCGGTCAAATGGGTGACTTAGTAGAATCAGCAATTAAACGTCATTACGGCGTAAAAGATTCGGGCAATATTTTACCAGGACATGGTGGGATTTTAGACCGTTTTGATAGTTTATTATTTGCAGTGCCATTACTTCATTTTGTACATTTCTTTTAA
- the dxr gene encoding 1-deoxy-D-xylulose-5-phosphate reductoisomerase: MKKISLLGATGSIGWQTFDILLAQPQAFKLVAFSAGQNIEKSREIIEKLQPELVSMQTEEAALALQKDYPHISFAFGRKGLVEVATHPDSTVLVNAVLGSVGLESTLAAIRMGKTIAIANKETLVTAGHLVMAEAKKYNAPIIPVDSEHSALFQSMNGENKKRIERLILTASGGSFRDKTRAELEGVTVKDALNHPNWSMGAKITIDSATMMNKGLEVIEAHVLFDMPYDNIDVLLHRESIIHSMVEYEDTSVIAQLGTPDMRVPIQYALSYPDRLPLKNGQRLNLAQIGQLHFKEVDFDRFRALKLAYDAGRMGGTILTAMNAANEAAVALFLQEKITFLQIEECIERVMNSHNNIIMPDLQTILHVDSETRKTVASMVK, from the coding sequence GTGAAAAAAATTAGTTTATTAGGTGCAACAGGTTCGATTGGTTGGCAGACGTTTGATATCTTATTAGCGCAGCCTCAAGCATTTAAGCTTGTGGCTTTTTCTGCAGGTCAAAATATTGAAAAGTCTCGAGAAATTATTGAAAAGCTACAGCCGGAGCTTGTATCGATGCAAACGGAGGAAGCGGCTTTAGCTTTACAAAAAGATTATCCGCATATTTCCTTTGCATTTGGTCGGAAAGGCTTAGTGGAGGTGGCAACTCACCCGGATTCAACGGTGCTTGTAAACGCAGTGTTAGGAAGTGTGGGGTTAGAATCTACACTAGCTGCGATTCGCATGGGTAAAACCATTGCCATTGCCAACAAAGAAACGCTTGTTACTGCAGGGCATTTAGTAATGGCTGAAGCCAAAAAATACAACGCTCCAATCATACCAGTGGATAGTGAGCACTCGGCATTGTTTCAATCAATGAACGGTGAAAATAAAAAACGCATTGAACGACTAATTTTAACAGCATCTGGTGGTTCATTCCGTGATAAAACACGTGCAGAGCTAGAAGGTGTAACAGTAAAAGACGCTTTAAATCACCCAAACTGGTCGATGGGTGCTAAAATCACGATCGATTCAGCGACTATGATGAATAAAGGGCTTGAAGTGATTGAAGCACATGTATTATTCGACATGCCTTACGACAATATTGATGTCTTATTGCATCGTGAAAGTATAATTCACTCAATGGTCGAATATGAAGATACAAGTGTTATTGCACAGCTTGGTACGCCAGATATGCGTGTGCCGATTCAATATGCGCTTAGCTATCCAGATCGTTTACCACTAAAAAATGGTCAACGTTTAAATTTAGCGCAAATTGGTCAGCTTCATTTTAAAGAGGTAGATTTTGACCGTTTCCGTGCGTTAAAACTTGCCTACGATGCCGGACGAATGGGTGGTACGATTTTAACGGCAATGAATGCAGCAAACGAAGCAGCTGTCGCACTATTTTTACAAGAAAAAATTACATTTTTACAAATTGAAGAATGTATTGAGCGTGTGATGAATAGTCATAACAATATCATCATGCCAGATTTGCAAACGATTTTACATGTAGATAGCGAAACGAGAAAAACCGTTGCAAGCATGGTAAAATAG
- the rseP gene encoding RIP metalloprotease RseP has protein sequence METVIAFILIFGSLVFFHELGHFIFAKRAGIMVREFAIGMGPKIFYMTKGETIYTLRLLPIGGYVRMAGEDTDTVELQPGYRVALVTNEDNIVEKIVLNQKTQYQNVVFLEVERADLERELWIEGYDEEDKLVRYEVSRTATIVENGTEQIIAPYDRQFNSKSVGARAMAIFAGPLFNFILAFFIFLVIGLIQGVPSEEPIIASVVEDTPASVAGIQDGDKVVKVNGSAISTWEELSEQIQTNPGSAITLEVERKDGTTATAEVTPNAVEQSDGTKYGQIGIMRSMDSNPLKAVAYGAEETYNMTVLIGKMLGKLVTGQFSIDDLSGPVGIYKATETVVTFGLYNILYWAAMLSVNLGIMNLLPLPALDGGRLLFFAFEAVRGKPMDRQKEGMVHFVGIVLLMILMVVVTWNDIQRFFF, from the coding sequence ATGGAAACAGTTATTGCCTTTATTTTAATCTTTGGCTCACTTGTATTTTTCCATGAGCTAGGTCACTTTATTTTTGCAAAGCGTGCAGGCATTATGGTGCGTGAATTTGCAATCGGGATGGGACCGAAAATTTTTTATATGACGAAAGGTGAAACAATCTATACGTTACGTCTTTTACCAATTGGTGGTTACGTGCGCATGGCGGGCGAAGACACAGATACAGTGGAACTGCAGCCAGGCTATCGTGTTGCTTTAGTAACAAACGAAGATAATATTGTTGAAAAAATTGTATTAAATCAAAAAACACAGTATCAAAATGTCGTGTTTTTAGAAGTAGAGCGTGCAGATTTAGAGCGTGAACTTTGGATTGAAGGTTATGATGAGGAAGACAAGCTGGTTCGTTATGAAGTATCTCGAACGGCAACGATTGTAGAAAACGGTACAGAGCAGATTATTGCACCGTATGATCGTCAGTTTAACTCAAAATCAGTTGGTGCACGTGCCATGGCGATTTTCGCAGGCCCGCTATTTAACTTTATCTTAGCATTCTTTATTTTTTTAGTAATCGGTTTAATTCAAGGCGTTCCATCTGAAGAGCCAATTATTGCAAGCGTTGTGGAAGATACTCCTGCAAGCGTTGCTGGGATACAAGATGGTGATAAAGTCGTAAAAGTTAATGGTTCAGCCATTTCAACATGGGAAGAGCTATCAGAGCAAATTCAAACAAATCCCGGTTCAGCAATCACGTTAGAAGTAGAACGTAAAGATGGTACGACTGCCACAGCAGAGGTAACGCCGAATGCGGTTGAACAATCGGATGGCACGAAATATGGCCAAATTGGCATCATGCGTTCAATGGATAGCAATCCGTTAAAAGCAGTTGCTTACGGCGCAGAAGAAACGTATAACATGACCGTCCTAATTGGAAAAATGCTTGGTAAGCTTGTAACTGGCCAGTTTTCAATTGATGATTTATCAGGTCCAGTTGGGATTTATAAAGCAACGGAAACGGTCGTTACATTTGGGCTATACAATATCCTTTATTGGGCAGCGATGCTAAGTGTCAACTTAGGGATTATGAACCTACTACCTTTGCCAGCACTTGATGGTGGACGATTATTATTCTTCGCATTTGAAGCTGTACGTGGAAAACCGATGGATCGTCAAAAAGAGGGTATGGTGCATTTTGTCGGAATTGTATTATTAATGATCTTAATGGTCGTAGTTACATGGAACGACATCCAACGTTTCTTTTTCTAA
- a CDS encoding proline--tRNA ligase — translation MKQSKTFIPTLRENPSDADVKSHRTLLRAGFIRQNAAGVYSYLPLARKVLAKIEQVVREEMDAIDSVELLMPALQAAELWQESGRWEAYGPELMRLKDRHDRDFALGATHEEVITTLVRDEIKSYKKLPITLYQIQNKFRDEKRPRFGLLRGREFIMKDAYSFHATRESLDATYDDMYRAYSNIFSRLGLNFRAVIADAGSIGGKGTHEFMVLSEIGEDTIAYSDTSDYAANIEMAEVVVEYSAPATPMKDIEKVATPDQKTIEEVSAFLNVEASNVIKSLVFDIDGELVVVLARGDHEINDIKLKNALGATSVELADEAAIKELLGCAPGSIGPVKLPVNVKVIADNAIKSVRNGVAGANEDGYHLLNVNPERDFAIGSYEDIRFIQVGDPSPDGQGNIKFAEGIEVGHIFKLGTTYSAKMNGTFLDEQGKAQPFIMGCYGIGVSRLLAAVAEQFQDDNGFVWPAQLAPYDLHLVPVNTKDEAQVQLADELYGVLKSYRYDVLYDDRAERAGVKFADADLIGLPVRITVGKKASEGLVEVKFRATGESAEWAKEEVVDRLNEYFRQN, via the coding sequence ATGAAACAAAGTAAAACGTTTATCCCTACTTTAAGGGAAAATCCATCTGATGCAGACGTAAAATCGCACCGCACACTGCTTCGTGCTGGTTTTATTCGTCAAAATGCAGCAGGGGTATATTCATACTTACCATTAGCACGCAAAGTATTAGCGAAAATTGAACAAGTTGTTCGTGAAGAAATGGATGCAATTGATTCAGTGGAGCTATTAATGCCAGCATTACAAGCAGCTGAATTATGGCAAGAATCTGGGCGTTGGGAAGCTTACGGTCCAGAATTAATGCGTTTAAAAGACCGTCATGACCGAGATTTCGCGTTAGGCGCAACTCACGAAGAAGTAATTACAACTTTAGTACGTGACGAAATTAAATCATATAAAAAATTACCAATCACACTTTACCAAATTCAAAACAAATTCCGTGATGAAAAACGCCCTCGCTTCGGATTATTACGCGGTCGTGAATTCATCATGAAAGATGCGTATTCATTCCACGCCACTCGTGAATCATTAGATGCAACGTATGACGATATGTACCGTGCATACTCAAACATCTTCTCACGTCTTGGCTTAAACTTCCGCGCGGTAATTGCTGACGCTGGTTCAATCGGTGGTAAAGGGACACATGAATTCATGGTCTTATCTGAAATCGGTGAAGATACAATTGCTTACTCAGATACTTCAGATTACGCGGCAAATATTGAAATGGCTGAAGTCGTTGTAGAATACTCTGCACCAGCAACGCCAATGAAAGACATTGAAAAGGTTGCAACACCAGATCAAAAGACAATCGAAGAAGTATCGGCGTTCTTAAATGTTGAAGCTTCAAATGTGATTAAGTCATTAGTATTCGATATCGACGGCGAGCTAGTAGTTGTATTAGCACGTGGTGACCACGAAATTAACGATATTAAATTAAAAAATGCATTAGGTGCGACTTCGGTAGAATTAGCAGATGAAGCGGCGATCAAAGAATTACTTGGTTGTGCTCCAGGCTCAATTGGTCCAGTGAAATTACCTGTAAATGTAAAAGTAATTGCTGATAACGCCATCAAGTCAGTACGTAATGGTGTTGCTGGCGCAAACGAAGACGGCTACCATCTATTAAACGTAAATCCAGAACGCGATTTTGCAATTGGTTCTTATGAAGATATCCGCTTCATCCAAGTGGGTGACCCATCTCCAGACGGACAAGGTAATATCAAGTTTGCTGAAGGGATTGAAGTAGGTCATATCTTCAAATTAGGTACTACTTATTCAGCGAAAATGAACGGTACATTCTTAGATGAGCAAGGAAAAGCTCAACCATTCATCATGGGCTGCTACGGTATTGGCGTTTCTCGTTTACTTGCAGCAGTTGCTGAACAGTTCCAAGATGACAACGGTTTTGTATGGCCAGCTCAATTAGCACCGTATGATTTACACTTAGTGCCAGTTAATACAAAAGACGAAGCACAAGTACAATTAGCTGACGAATTATACGGCGTTTTAAAATCATACCGTTATGATGTACTTTATGATGACCGTGCTGAGCGCGCAGGTGTTAAATTTGCTGATGCAGACCTTATCGGCTTACCAGTACGTATTACAGTAGGGAAAAAAGCTTCTGAAGGCTTAGTAGAAGTGAAATTCCGCGCAACAGGCGAATCTGCAGAGTGGGCAAAAGAAGAAGTGGTAGATCGTTTAAACGAATACTTCCGCCAAAACTAA